A DNA window from Impatiens glandulifera chromosome 7, dImpGla2.1, whole genome shotgun sequence contains the following coding sequences:
- the LOC124909545 gene encoding antimicrobial peptides-like: MVHKGVVFGVILLFIFSAIAKADSNPLKEEDKKKPDHVVAGSEPQYSEDQFGRRCCGWGPGRRYCVRWCRNAEEVAAFEAYELEAEEGGGPQYSEDQVGSRCCGWAWKSGQRVCIRWCRNAEEVAALEAYEEEAKEGETQYLEDQFGRRCCGWGPGHRYCVRWC, encoded by the exons ATGGTTCATAAGGGTGTAGTTTTCGGGGTGATTcttctcttcatcttctctgCAATAGCCAAAGCTGATTCAAACCCTCTTAAAG AGGAGGATAAGAAGAAACCAGACCATGTGGTAGCTGGCAGTGAACCGCAGTATTCGGAGGATCAGTTTGGTCGTCGGTGTTGCGGATGGGGACCTGGTCGACGATACTGTGTTCGGTGGTGTCGTAACGCGGAAGAGGTGGCAGCTTTCGAGGCATATGAATTAGAAGCTGAAGAAGGGGGAGGACCGCAGTACTCGGAGGATCAGGTTGGAAGTAGGTGTTGTGGATGGGCTTGGAAATCTGGTCAGAGAGTTTGTATTCGGTGGTGTCGTAACGCTGAAGAGGTAGCAGCTCTCGAGGCGTACGAAGAAGAAGCTAAAGAAGGAGAAACGCAATACTTGGAGGATCAGTTTGGTCGTCGGTGTTGCGGTTGGGGACCTGGTCATCGATATTGTGTGCGTTGGTGCTAA
- the LOC124909546 gene encoding uncharacterized protein LOC124909546, translating into MIPKQQFILWIAFGERLHTRDWVKKYMEILDDSCLLCEGNEESIDHQLGGCAFTRLVWNKYASNMGLLRFPGDWEEVKVAILTKVKGKKISGSVYKCGFGTVVYHILGEKNARVYGRVRRSVDEV; encoded by the coding sequence ATGATCCCAAAACAACAATTCATACTTTGGATTGCGTTTGGAGAAAGGTTGCACACGAGGGATTGGGTAAAGAAGTACATGGAGATTCTAGATGATAGCTGCCTATTATGCGAAGGGAATGAGGAATCTATTGATCACCAACTAGGCGGCTGCGCATTTACAAGATTGGTTTGGAACAAATATGCATCAAATATGGGTTTATTGAGATTTCCGGGGGATTGGGAGGAAGTTAAGGTGGCTATCCTAACTAAAGTCAAAGGTAAAAAAATTTCAGGAAGTGTTTATAAATGCGGGTTTGGAACGGTTGTTTACCATATTTTGGGTGAAAAGAACGCAAGAGTCTATGGGAGAGTTCGTAGAAGTGTGGATGAAGTGTGA